The genomic DNA CCCAGCTGAACCTCCTGACTCGGCCCCAGCGGGTGGTGATCACCGACGACGAGCAGCTCAACGGCTTCGTCCGCCGGGTCGTCACGACACTCGATGACCCGGTCACCGGGCCGTTGCTGCGTTCCGGGCAGCTTTGTTTCCAGCTCGACACCGCAGGCAACGGTGCGGCGGCCGTTTCGTCGCCCACAGCACCTGCCGCCGAGGGGCAGGCGACCGACAGCATCGAGATCGACAAGGGGGTGTTGACCGAGCGCATCGTTGCCCGTGCCATCACCGAGCGGGCTCGGCTCGTTCTCGGCCGGACGGTGGTCATCACTCCGCTTGCCCGCGAACAGATCCGGAAATCGTCGGTCGAGGTGGTGCGGCGACCATGATCAAAGCGACTGTCCTCGGCCCTGTATGGGCGACCAAGCGGCTCGACGGCTTTCCGTCCGGAGCGCTGCTCGAGGTGCAGCGAGATGAGACCGCCGAGCGTTACGTGGCCTTGGACCATCTCGGAAGCGGCCCGGGTGATCACGTGTTGGTCGCCCTCGGCAGCGCTGTAGCACACCACCTCCCCGGCAGCACCCCGGCCGATGCGCTCATCATCGGAGT from Rhodococcus jostii RHA1 includes the following:
- a CDS encoding EutN/CcmL family microcompartment protein yields the protein MIKATVLGPVWATKRLDGFPSGALLEVQRDETAERYVALDHLGSGPGDHVLVALGSAVAHHLPGSTPADALIIGVIDPPAPSATPNPQ